In a genomic window of Telopea speciosissima isolate NSW1024214 ecotype Mountain lineage chromosome 5, Tspe_v1, whole genome shotgun sequence:
- the LOC122663148 gene encoding uncharacterized protein LOC122663148 — protein MSIQGSLFSTVPILSGDNYKKWKEDLDVALCLMELDLALREPKPIVTTTSTTEEKQKLEKWKTANRKCATLMKRSIPENMKASVEKMDTTTEYLATIKEVFEVFQSAEKEELMNQILSAKFDGNGTVREHILEISSMAQKLKDLDTNLDDDFLISFTLKSLP, from the coding sequence ATGTCTATTCAGGGTAGTCTATTTTCTACTGTTCCTATCTTATCTGGAGATAATtataagaaatggaaagaagacCTGGATGTAGCACTGTGTCTGATGGAGTTAGACTTAGCTCTTAGAGAACCTAAGCCCATAGTTACAACCACTAGCACGACTGAGGAGaaacagaaattagaaaaatggaaaactGCTAACAGAAAGTGTGCCACCTTGATGAAAAGATCAATCCCTGAGAATATGAAGGCTAGTGTGGAAAAGATGGACACTACAACTGAATATTTGGCTACCATCAAAGAAGTTTTTGAGGTTTTCCAAAGTGCTGAGAAAGAGGAATTGATGAATCAAATCCTCTCAGCCAAGTTTGATGGTAATGGAACTGTCAGGGAGCATATTCTGGAGATATCTTCCATGGCACAAAAGTTGAAAGATCTAGATACCAACCTGGATGATGATTTTCTAATCTCTTTTACACTAAAATCTCTCCCATAG